The genomic DNA GGCAAGTACGTCCCCCCGGATATCGTCGAGTGCAGCCAGTTCAGCGCCGTGGCGGCGCTGAGCCTGCACCAGATGCAGCAGATCGCGCTGCCCATCGATCCGCGCCCGGGGGTCAGCGACGGCAGCTATCGCTGAGGTTGGGTCAGGTGGCGCGGCCGAGCAGGGTGCAGGCTGGCTCGCGGCGGGTGGTCCGCGGTGTCCACGCCCTCGGTCGACGGCCGGAGGCGGTCGGGACGTTGTGTTATCCTTACCACAAGTAAGGATTGCGGCCGGAGGTAAGGAGATGCCGACCAGTACCATCACCAGCAAGGGCCAGGTGACCATTCCCAAACGGATCCGGGACTTTCTCAAGGTGAAGGCCGGCGACCAGCTCGACTTCGTGATCGCCGATGATGGTCGGGTCCTGGTGCGGCCCGGCACCGTCGGCGTCGACGAACTGAAGGGCCTCCTGCACCGAGCCGGCCGGAGGCCGGTCACCCTGGCGCAAATGGAGGCGGCGATCGTCCGGAGCCACGGCAAGCGGTCGTGATCGGGCTGGACACCAACATCTTGGCCCGGTATCTGACCCAGGACGACCCGGCCCAGTCCCGTCGCGCCAACGCCGTCATCGCCGAGGCGACTCGACGGGGTGATCGGTGCGCGGTCAATACCATCGTGCTGTGTGAGCTGGTCTGGGTTCTTCGCGACGCATACGGTGTCGATCGAGACACGGTGGTCACGACCCTGGAGAAGATCCTCGACACGGCGCAGTTCGTGATCGAGGACAGGGACCTGGCGCGGCGTGCGCTTGCCGACTACCGCCACGGCCCCGGAGACTTCTCCGACTACCTCATTGGGTGGCGTAACCGCCAGGCCGGCTGCTCGGAGACCGCCACCTTCGATCGGGCGCTCAGGCGAAGCGGGTTATTCCGCCTCGTGTGATCGGCCCGCCACGCCCGGAAACGGCCTCCGCGGGCCGCCGCATCGAGCAGGACATCACTCCAGATGCTGGCGGAGGTCACGGGCGGGCGGTAAGTGTCTCGACCGAGACGCATTCATAACGTTGGGGGTTGCGCATAACCCCCGACACTTTGCATCCTACCCGTGTCATGGCGTCCAATGCCGAGCGCCAGACTCTCCGGGTCATCCGCCGGCTCGGGGTCGTCAGGCCGGCCGACCTCGAGGCGCACGGTATCCCTCGCCGGCGGAGCTATCGTCGTGCTCGGCGACCGCAACAGCCGGATCAAGGACTTCTTCGACCTGCATCATCTGGCGAGCCGCTTCGAGTTCTACCGGGCGACCCTGGTGGAGGCGCTGCGCCGGACCTTCGCGCGGCGACGCACACCCGTTCCGGCGGAAGAGCCGATCGTGCCGACTCGTGCCTGCTGGGAGAACGCGTCGCGCGCTCCCCAGATGCGCGCCTTCGCCCGGCGCGCGGGCCTGGACGGTGGGACCGGTTCGCCCCGTCAGCGCATAGGCGTAGCCGAGGCTCGCGGCGATGTGGGGGAACCACAGCGCGGCGTCGAGATCGTGGATGGCCTCAAGCGCGGGCCGCAGCAGCGCGATCGCGACGTCGGGCTTTCCCATCTTGAGCTCCAGGTAGCCGAGCGTGGCGGCAGCGAAGCTGCGGGCGCGCGGGTGATCAAGTGTCCGCGCTATTTCCAGCGCGCACTCGGCCACCTCGCGCGCCTCGGCGAATCGGCCGAGCTCGACCAGCGATCCCACCAACCGGATGCGGGAGTGGATCGAGGGCGGCTGGAGCATGCCGAAGTGCCGGACCGCGTATCAGGCCGTCGACCTGGCCGGCAACGCCACCTCTCAGTCGGTCAGCTACCAGGTCCAGGCGGCGGCGTGCCACTACGTTTCGGTCGCGCTGGACCCCGCGACGGTTCCTCAGGGCGGGCTGACGAGGGTCAGCGCAAGGGTGAGATCCTGTGCCAGCACCGCGCAAACGGTCGTCGTCAGGTTCACGCTCGCGGGACCCGTGCCCAGCGCCTGCGCTAGCCCGAGGTCCGTGATGTTCACGATCCCGCCGTTCACGCTGGCACCGGGTACGGTGCGGAGCGTGTCGTTCCCGTTCCGGGTTCCGCGCGCGGCGTGCCCGGGCACCTATTCGATCACCGCCACGACCCTGGTGAACGGGACGCCGGTCGAGACGAACCTCCGCGTCCCTGACCGTGACGCCGAGATAGGCGCAGGCCTGTCGAGCGTGGGGCGGGAAGGTCCCCGCAGACCCTCCCGCCCCATCGTCCCGTTCGGGCTCCAGGAGGCCGCGTCACCGACCGCGGTGAGGTTGTGGCCGAACTGCTGCGACGAGAAGCGGGCAAGCGCTGAATCTCGACGTTCCGCCGGCTCGGCGCTGGGGGGGGCGGCGCGGCTGAGCGAGCGGGCTACTCGGCGGGGGGCTCGCCCAGGCGGCGGAGCAGCTCCTCGGCGCGGCCAATGCACACGGCGGCGTTCAGGGTGGTGAACTCCTGGCGCGCCTGGGACGCCTGGGCGATGGCCGAGCAGAGCTCGCCGCGCGCGTGCGCGAGATGGGCAAGGTCGAGCCGCGTGCGCGCGGCTTCGAAGCGTGCGCCGCTCACGCTGAAGATTTCGAGGGCCCGTTGAAGGTGGCTGGCGGCATCGCTGAGCGGCCCCGCCGCCAGCGCGGTCCGGCCGAGGCTTCCCTCAGCGTATCCGAGGCTGTGCGGGTATCCCGCGTCGCGCGAGAGCGCGAGGCCTTGCTCGCCGAGCGCCCGCGCCTTCTCGAGCCGGCCGGCGCTGCGCTCGGCCTCGCCGAGGATGGCCGTGAAGAGCCCGTGGAACTGGCGGAACCCGAAGCGGGCCAGCTCGCGCACTGACTCCTCCAGCAGCGGGATCGCGCGCCCCGGATCCCCCTTCTCCAGCCACAGGTAGCCGAGGAACGCGCGGGCGACGGCGCGGTTGAGCGGGTCGGGCGCCACCTCCAGGGCGCCCTCGCAGGCCCGGAGGCCTTCGCCCCAGTCTCCGCGCATGCCGTGGGCGATCCCGGTCATCCAGGCCGCGCAGCTCTGGAGCCGCGGGTCGCCGAGCGTCTCGGCAATGGCCGAGGCTCGGCCTTCGGCCTCCAGCACCCGGGCGAACTCCCCGGCGTGGTACCAGTTGATGCCCAGATGGAAGTACGAGGTCGCCAGCCACCGCGGATCGGCCGGGCTCTCGAGCAGCGTAATCGCCCGCTGGGCCTGGTCCACGCCACGCGCATACTGTCCCGCCCAGGCGGCCTCGATCGCGAGCATGCAGTGCGCCATGCCCTGGAGGGCCACGTCGCCGGCGCGCGTCGCCTCGTCCAGAGCGCGCTCGAGGCTGGCCAGGGCCCGGTGGTGGTCGCCGACGAAGCTCAGGACATATCCGACCCGGAAGTGGTAGCGGGCGGCGAGGGCTGAATCGGCCAGGCGGGTGGCGCGCTCTCGGTGCTGCATGAGGAGGTCGAGGCTCTCGGGCAGCCTGCCCAGGAAGCTCAGCGACGCGGCCTGGCGCAGCACGAGGTCCACGATGAGGGCGTCCCGGCCGTCTTCGGGGAGGTTGACGGCGTGGGCCAGCGCCGCCCGGCGGGCGGCCACGGCCTCCTCCAGGGCATGGCTGCGCGCGGCCTGGTCCGCGACCCCGGCCAGGTAGCGGACGGCCTTGGGCCACACCTCGGCCTGCACGTAGTGGGTCGCCAGCGCGGCGTAGTACGGCTCGACGTCGGCGCCGTGGAGGCCTTCCAGCGCCGAGGCGACCTGATGGTGGAGCAGCCTCCGTCGTGGCGGCAACAACCGATCCCAGACCACCTCGCGAACGCTCTCGTGCATGAGACCGAAGCGCTCCCCTGCCGCTCGCAACACACGCCGGCGGACGAGCTCCTCGACCCCCTGGGCCGCGCGTCGCTCATCGAGCCCGGAGGCCTGGTGCAACAGCGCGAACTCGAACTCGCGTTCGATCACCGCCGCGACCTGGACGAGCTCCTGGCCGCGGTCGCTGAGCCGGTCGAGCCTCCGGGCGATCATGTCCCGGACGCGAGCCGGGAGTGGCAGCCTCCCTGGACCGGGGATGGCGACGCCTTGGCTGATTGCCCGCATGGTCTCGAGCACGATGAACGGATTGCCCTCGCTGGCTCCCCAGATCTCGTCACCCTGCTGGGTCAGGAGGGCGGCTGCGGTGTTCGGCCGCGCCAGCACGCGCACCAGCGCCAGCGTCTGGTCGCGTCCGAGGCGGCTCAAGGTCACACGGGAAAGCCGGTCGTCACTGGCGAGCTCTTCGAGCGTGCGATGGAGGGTCGAGTCGGCAAGCAGCTCCTCCTCCCGAACGCTGGCCGCCAACAAGATCGGTGCCGAGTGGAGCCGGCGCGCGCAGAACGCGAGAAAGCGGAGCGTCAGGTCGTCGGCCCAGTGGCAGTCCTCCAGCAAGACCACGAGCGGTCGATCAAGCGCGATGCGCCGGAGCAGGTGGGCCAGAGCCTCGAAGAGGCGCAGCTGGTCGGGGGGACCCGTCTCCAGCGGCCGGCCGGTGCCGGCAAGCTCGGGCAAGAGGCGCGCCAGCTCCGCGCGCCAGGCGCCCTCCAGGCCGTCCAGGAGTTGAGGATCAGTCAAGACGCCGCCGTCCCGCAGGGCGCTGACCCAGGGCCCGAAGGGCAGGATCTGCTCGC from Candidatus Methylomirabilota bacterium includes the following:
- a CDS encoding AbrB/MazE/SpoVT family DNA-binding domain-containing protein, translating into MPTSTITSKGQVTIPKRIRDFLKVKAGDQLDFVIADDGRVLVRPGTVGVDELKGLLHRAGRRPVTLAQMEAAIVRSHGKRS
- a CDS encoding type II toxin-antitoxin system VapC family toxin, whose product is MIGLDTNILARYLTQDDPAQSRRANAVIAEATRRGDRCAVNTIVLCELVWVLRDAYGVDRDTVVTTLEKILDTAQFVIEDRDLARRALADYRHGPGDFSDYLIGWRNRQAGCSETATFDRALRRSGLFRLV
- a CDS encoding tetratricopeptide repeat protein, giving the protein MLQPPSIHSRIRLVGSLVELGRFAEAREVAECALEIARTLDHPRARSFAAATLGYLELKMGKPDVAIALLRPALEAIHDLDAALWFPHIAASLGYAYALTGRTGPTVQARAPGEGAHLGSARRVLPAGTSRHDRLFRRNGCASPREGPAQRLHQGRPVELEAARQMMQVEEVLDPAVAVAEHDDSSAGEGYRAPRGRPA
- a CDS encoding AAA family ATPase, yielding MSRLTLKLLGGFEVQAGLGELLAVPTRKAQALLAYLALTPGQVHPRDKLAALLWPDTSPASARNGLRQTLFVLRKALGPAERAPLVMTGDAVSLAPDAVQTDVAAFEQAVSKATPASIEQVASLYRGDLLAGLGVVAPTFEDWLMSERERLRELALEAFARLLAHQRAAGATAPAIQSALRLLALDPLQEAVHRTLMRLYVQLGRRDAALRQYQECVEVLRRELAVEPEAETKELYTEILRQRPLREPVTSIAIGPTDAPLVGRGVELARLHEALAEAWTGRGRVVAVVGEAGIGKSRLLAELAAEAARRGGAILLGRAYESEQILPFGPWVSALRDGGVLTDPQLLDGLEGAWRAELARLLPELAGTGRPLETGPPDQLRLFEALAHLLRRIALDRPLVVLLEDCHWADDLTLRFLAFCARRLHSAPILLAASVREEELLADSTLHRTLEELASDDRLSRVTLSRLGRDQTLALVRVLARPNTAAALLTQQGDEIWGASEGNPFIVLETMRAISQGVAIPGPGRLPLPARVRDMIARRLDRLSDRGQELVQVAAVIEREFEFALLHQASGLDERRAAQGVEELVRRRVLRAAGERFGLMHESVREVVWDRLLPPRRRLLHHQVASALEGLHGADVEPYYAALATHYVQAEVWPKAVRYLAGVADQAARSHALEEAVAARRAALAHAVNLPEDGRDALIVDLVLRQAASLSFLGRLPESLDLLMQHRERATRLADSALAARYHFRVGYVLSFVGDHHRALASLERALDEATRAGDVALQGMAHCMLAIEAAWAGQYARGVDQAQRAITLLESPADPRWLATSYFHLGINWYHAGEFARVLEAEGRASAIAETLGDPRLQSCAAWMTGIAHGMRGDWGEGLRACEGALEVAPDPLNRAVARAFLGYLWLEKGDPGRAIPLLEESVRELARFGFRQFHGLFTAILGEAERSAGRLEKARALGEQGLALSRDAGYPHSLGYAEGSLGRTALAAGPLSDAASHLQRALEIFSVSGARFEAARTRLDLAHLAHARGELCSAIAQASQARQEFTTLNAAVCIGRAEELLRRLGEPPAE